In one Chryseobacterium camelliae genomic region, the following are encoded:
- a CDS encoding ExbD/TolR family protein codes for MAEVQVQEKGAKGGKVRSKKQSTRVDMTPMVDLGFLLITFFMFTTTFSKPNVMDLGLPAKPKPDAPKPPPTEIKLSNSISLLLGKDNKIFWHQQDNTSLTDQNLNETSFDREGIRKVIEQAKANAADKTKFTVIIKPTDDAVYKNFVDILDEMAITKSEQYGVTDLKPWEKAIYDKKVGNSGAPAAPATK; via the coding sequence ATGGCAGAAGTACAAGTACAGGAAAAGGGCGCCAAAGGCGGCAAGGTACGTTCCAAGAAACAGAGTACCAGAGTCGATATGACTCCGATGGTGGACTTGGGTTTTCTATTGATTACCTTCTTTATGTTCACAACCACATTCTCTAAACCGAATGTGATGGATTTAGGTCTTCCGGCAAAACCAAAGCCTGATGCACCAAAACCACCTCCAACAGAAATTAAACTTTCTAACTCTATATCTTTATTATTAGGTAAGGACAATAAGATTTTTTGGCACCAGCAAGACAATACGTCTCTAACTGATCAAAATCTTAATGAAACTTCTTTTGACAGAGAAGGAATTAGAAAAGTAATTGAGCAGGCAAAAGCAAATGCGGCAGATAAAACAAAATTTACTGTGATTATCAAACCGACTGACGATGCTGTATATAAAAACTTTGTAGATATCCTTGACGAAATGGCTATTACTAAGAGTGAGCAGTACGGTGTTACTGATCTTAAGCCTTGGGAAAAAGCGATTTACGACAAGAAAGTAGGTAATTCAGGAGCTCCTGCTGCACCGGCTACAAAGTAA
- a CDS encoding tetratricopeptide repeat protein: MKDIMIMNVKKIALGAAVVFLTSFATAQTLQDGVNSIDSDKFAQAKTNFTQMIAKEPTAENYFYLGNTFLRQGEPDFAAATENFNKGLAADGKSYLNKIGLASVKLGKGDKSAIAEIQKIVADSKEKDAEVLFRAAEALTLFEKNNAPDLAIDYLNKAVEKAQRKGVPANYFYTLGDAYRLKRIPGDAMTAYDKALPLAKNKASVYTRIGTLWMAAQLWKQAKESLDKAVVTDPTYAPAYKALAAYNIRYQENAKATQDLINYTKYADEDPYTQLEISKLYFTNDDYVNSKQVLDKIFDKINDPIKFKLRAYQLFANGNYTEAKQNMDSFVAQAEKSRVQPADQGLQGLIAAGLAKTEKDAAKKTALTTEAQQKIAIAKAAKDETMKWDMELMKISGGGASQADVDAGPTNPTIEALKKQVAANGQDSDALFRLATAYQDVKNWNGAIVTWQKMSALLPDWAPAYYSQGYSYQQAGNNDAAKMAYEKFINTVKPADKEANKQTLAYAYFAVAYMSKDSDLAKAKDYVAKSVQLDPTYQDAVKLNAEINK, from the coding sequence ATGAAAGATATAATGATTATGAATGTAAAAAAGATTGCTTTAGGAGCAGCAGTGGTATTTTTGACCAGCTTTGCAACAGCACAGACGTTGCAGGATGGTGTCAACAGTATAGATAGTGATAAATTTGCTCAGGCAAAAACCAATTTCACTCAAATGATTGCTAAAGAGCCTACAGCAGAAAACTATTTTTACTTAGGAAATACTTTCCTTAGACAAGGTGAGCCCGATTTTGCGGCAGCTACTGAAAACTTTAATAAAGGATTAGCAGCTGACGGTAAAAGCTATTTAAATAAAATTGGCTTGGCTAGCGTTAAATTAGGAAAAGGTGACAAATCTGCAATTGCTGAAATTCAGAAAATAGTTGCAGATTCAAAAGAAAAAGATGCTGAAGTTCTTTTCAGAGCAGCAGAGGCTTTAACATTGTTTGAAAAAAATAATGCTCCTGATCTTGCTATTGATTATTTGAACAAAGCTGTTGAAAAAGCACAGAGAAAAGGTGTTCCTGCTAATTATTTTTATACGTTAGGGGATGCTTACAGACTAAAGAGAATTCCCGGAGATGCAATGACGGCTTATGATAAAGCATTACCATTAGCTAAAAATAAAGCATCTGTTTATACCAGAATCGGAACTTTGTGGATGGCTGCTCAATTATGGAAACAAGCGAAAGAGAGTTTAGATAAAGCTGTAGTTACAGATCCTACTTATGCTCCGGCTTATAAGGCATTGGCGGCTTACAATATAAGATATCAAGAAAACGCTAAAGCAACACAGGATCTTATTAACTATACAAAATATGCAGATGAAGATCCTTACACTCAATTGGAGATTTCAAAATTATATTTTACCAATGATGATTATGTAAACTCTAAACAAGTTTTAGATAAAATCTTTGATAAAATCAATGACCCTATTAAGTTTAAGTTAAGAGCTTATCAGTTATTTGCCAATGGAAATTATACTGAAGCAAAACAAAATATGGATAGTTTTGTTGCTCAGGCAGAGAAATCTAGAGTTCAGCCGGCAGATCAGGGATTACAAGGTTTGATCGCAGCCGGATTAGCAAAAACTGAAAAAGATGCTGCTAAGAAAACTGCTTTAACAACTGAAGCTCAGCAAAAAATTGCAATTGCAAAAGCGGCTAAAGACGAAACAATGAAGTGGGATATGGAATTGATGAAGATTTCAGGAGGAGGAGCTTCTCAGGCTGATGTAGATGCTGGACCGACAAACCCAACGATTGAAGCGCTTAAAAAGCAAGTGGCTGCAAACGGACAGGATTCGGATGCTTTATTTAGATTAGCAACGGCTTATCAGGATGTTAAAAACTGGAACGGAGCCATCGTTACTTGGCAGAAAATGAGTGCCCTTCTTCCAGACTGGGCTCCTGCGTATTACAGCCAAGGATATTCTTACCAACAGGCAGGAAATAATGATGCTGCAAAAATGGCTTATGAAAAATTCATTAATACAGTAAAACCTGCAGATAAGGAGGCTAATAAGCAAACTCTTGCTTATGCTTATTTTGCGGTAGCTTATATGAGCAAAGATTCAGATTTGGCAAAAGCAAAAGATTATGTAGCTAAATCTGTTCAATTGGATCCTACTTACCAGGATGCTGTAAAATTGAATGCAGAGATCAACAAGTAA
- a CDS encoding ExbD/TolR family protein yields the protein MARVKPKRHGVVTDMTAMCDVAFLLLTFFILTTQFKKPDVEQIKPPSSISEKLLPDASLMTINATPDGKFYFQPVENASERLQLLDNMGKKYGITFDNNQKAAFQKVQAIGVPMNQLKSYLDLPDDEQKNFKSPTGIPMDSTNKQLVDWVKESLNVNPDYKLAIKGDVTTKYPKVKSLFEGLRDIDFLKFWLITSQEGKPNE from the coding sequence ATGGCGAGAGTCAAACCAAAAAGACATGGAGTAGTTACGGATATGACGGCAATGTGTGACGTTGCGTTCCTACTACTTACGTTCTTTATCTTGACCACTCAGTTTAAAAAACCTGACGTGGAGCAGATCAAACCGCCATCTTCAATATCAGAGAAGTTACTTCCTGATGCAAGTTTGATGACTATCAACGCTACTCCGGACGGGAAATTTTATTTCCAGCCAGTAGAAAATGCATCTGAGAGACTACAGCTTTTGGATAATATGGGAAAAAAGTATGGAATTACTTTTGACAACAACCAGAAAGCTGCATTCCAAAAAGTACAGGCGATTGGGGTTCCTATGAACCAGCTTAAGAGCTATCTTGATTTGCCAGATGACGAGCAAAAGAATTTTAAGAGTCCTACAGGGATTCCTATGGATAGTACAAATAAGCAGTTAGTAGACTGGGTAAAAGAAAGTTTGAACGTAAATCCTGATTACAAATTAGCAATCAAGGGTGACGTTACAACAAAGTATCCAAAAGTGAAAAGCTTATTTGAGGGTTTAAGAGATATTGATTTTCTTAAATTTTGGTTGATTACATCACAAGAAGGTAAACCTAATGAATAA
- the leuS gene encoding leucine--tRNA ligase: MFYDHQQIEKKWQKYWEDNQTYKTSNNTDKPKFYVLDMFPYPSGAGLHVGHPLGYIASDIYARYKRHQGFNVLHPVGYDSFGLPAEQYAIQTGQHPAITTEQNITRYEEQLRKIGFSFDWSREVRTSDASYYKWTQWIFIELFHSWYNKDTDKAESINDLIKRFEEKGTEGLNANENDELSFTAEEWNEASDMDKEDILLNYRLAYRAETTVNWCPALGTVLANDEVKDGKSERGGFPVFQKKMMQWSMRISAYSERLLQGLKTLDWPQPLKDSQEYWIGKSQGAQVKFNVEDHDEIVEVFTTRPDTIFGATFMVLAPENPLVETITTAEQKAEVDHYIEETSKKTERDRMSDVKNVSGAFTGSYAINPFSGEKMAIYISDYVLMGYGTGAVMAVPAHDERDHRFAKKFNLEIKKVVETDEDVQEASFDSKDSVCVNSDFLNGLHYNDAKSKIIAEIENKGIGHGTTNYRQRDAIFSRQRYWGEPVPIYYKDGMPYTLPTSALPLELPEVEKYLPTEDGDPPLGNAKTFAWDEANQKIVATELIDEKTVFPLELSTMPGWAGSSWYFLRYMDPKNEEVFTNKELSDYWGQVDLYIGGSEHATGHLLYSRFWNMFLKDRGYINHDEPFQKLINQGMILGMSAFVYRIDGTNQYVSKNLAKDYTTQAIHVDVSLLKGTSDELDTEAFKTWRPDYADAEFILEDGKYITGREVEKMSKSKYNVVNPDDICEEYGADGLRLYEMFLGPLEQSKPWNTQGLSGVYGFLKKFWNLYFNGENFEVSEEEPTKAEYKVLHTLIKKVVYDIENFSFNTSVSSFMIAVNELQKIKCNKRNILEPLAVIISPYAPHICEELWSLLGHNESIEFEKFPVLNEDYLVEDEIEYPVSVNGKMKFKISLSAQLSVKEVEEIVLKDEKMVQILDGKNPKKIIVVPHRIVNIVI, translated from the coding sequence ATGTTTTACGATCATCAGCAGATAGAAAAAAAGTGGCAGAAATACTGGGAAGACAATCAAACGTACAAGACTTCCAATAACACAGACAAACCCAAATTTTATGTTCTCGATATGTTTCCGTATCCATCAGGTGCAGGACTTCACGTAGGACACCCGCTTGGATATATTGCTTCCGATATTTATGCGAGATACAAAAGACACCAAGGTTTCAATGTGCTTCACCCGGTAGGCTACGATAGTTTCGGACTTCCTGCTGAGCAGTACGCCATTCAGACAGGGCAGCATCCTGCAATTACGACTGAGCAAAACATTACAAGATACGAAGAACAATTAAGAAAAATAGGTTTCTCTTTCGACTGGAGCAGAGAAGTGAGAACTTCGGATGCTTCTTATTACAAATGGACCCAATGGATTTTCATTGAACTGTTTCATTCTTGGTATAATAAGGATACAGATAAAGCTGAATCTATAAATGATTTAATTAAACGTTTCGAAGAAAAAGGAACAGAAGGTTTAAATGCCAACGAAAACGACGAATTAAGTTTCACGGCTGAAGAATGGAACGAAGCTTCTGATATGGACAAGGAAGATATCCTTTTAAATTATCGTTTGGCGTATAGAGCAGAAACAACGGTAAACTGGTGTCCTGCATTAGGAACCGTGTTGGCAAATGATGAGGTAAAGGACGGAAAATCCGAAAGGGGAGGTTTCCCTGTTTTCCAGAAGAAAATGATGCAATGGAGTATGAGGATTTCTGCATACTCTGAAAGATTATTGCAGGGATTAAAAACTCTTGACTGGCCACAACCTTTGAAAGACTCTCAGGAATACTGGATCGGGAAATCTCAGGGAGCGCAGGTGAAATTTAATGTTGAAGATCATGACGAAATCGTTGAGGTTTTCACCACAAGACCTGATACTATCTTTGGAGCAACTTTTATGGTATTGGCTCCGGAAAATCCTTTAGTGGAAACTATTACTACGGCAGAACAGAAAGCTGAGGTAGATCATTATATTGAAGAAACTTCCAAAAAAACGGAAAGAGACAGAATGTCTGACGTGAAAAACGTTTCTGGTGCTTTCACGGGAAGTTATGCGATCAATCCGTTCAGCGGAGAAAAAATGGCGATCTATATTTCGGATTATGTATTGATGGGCTATGGAACTGGAGCGGTAATGGCTGTTCCTGCACATGATGAGCGAGATCACAGGTTTGCAAAGAAATTTAATTTAGAAATTAAAAAAGTAGTTGAAACTGACGAAGACGTTCAGGAGGCTTCTTTTGATTCTAAAGACTCTGTTTGTGTAAACTCGGATTTCTTAAACGGCTTACATTATAATGATGCTAAATCAAAAATAATTGCTGAAATTGAAAACAAAGGAATCGGCCACGGAACGACGAACTACAGACAGCGTGATGCGATTTTCTCAAGACAACGTTATTGGGGAGAGCCAGTTCCTATATATTATAAGGATGGAATGCCTTACACGTTGCCGACTTCTGCATTACCGTTGGAGCTTCCCGAAGTTGAAAAATATTTACCGACTGAAGATGGAGATCCGCCATTAGGAAATGCAAAAACATTTGCCTGGGATGAAGCGAACCAAAAAATTGTGGCTACAGAATTAATTGATGAAAAAACTGTTTTCCCGCTAGAACTATCTACAATGCCAGGTTGGGCAGGAAGCTCTTGGTATTTCTTAAGATATATGGATCCTAAAAATGAAGAAGTTTTTACCAACAAGGAACTTTCGGATTATTGGGGACAAGTAGATTTATATATAGGAGGAAGTGAACACGCAACAGGTCACTTGTTATATTCCCGTTTTTGGAATATGTTCTTAAAAGACAGAGGATATATTAACCATGATGAGCCTTTCCAAAAATTGATCAATCAAGGAATGATTTTAGGGATGAGTGCTTTTGTGTATAGAATCGATGGTACGAACCAATATGTGTCTAAAAATTTAGCAAAAGACTATACGACTCAGGCCATCCACGTTGATGTATCTTTATTAAAAGGAACTTCTGATGAATTGGACACCGAAGCTTTCAAAACTTGGAGACCGGATTATGCGGATGCTGAATTTATTTTAGAAGACGGAAAATACATTACGGGTCGTGAAGTAGAAAAAATGTCTAAGTCTAAATATAACGTTGTAAATCCTGACGATATCTGTGAAGAATACGGAGCAGACGGTTTAAGATTGTATGAAATGTTCTTAGGTCCGTTGGAACAATCGAAGCCATGGAATACACAAGGGTTAAGCGGGGTGTATGGTTTCCTGAAAAAATTCTGGAATTTATATTTCAACGGAGAAAATTTTGAAGTTTCTGAAGAAGAACCTACAAAAGCTGAATATAAAGTTTTACATACTTTAATAAAGAAGGTGGTTTACGATATTGAAAACTTCTCTTTCAATACTTCTGTATCTTCATTTATGATTGCTGTAAACGAGTTGCAAAAAATAAAATGTAACAAACGCAATATTTTAGAACCTTTAGCCGTTATCATTTCGCCTTATGCGCCGCACATTTGTGAGGAGCTTTGGAGCTTATTGGGACATAACGAATCTATTGAGTTCGAGAAATTTCCTGTATTGAATGAGGATTACTTAGTTGAAGATGAAATAGAATATCCGGTAAGTGTAAACGGAAAAATGAAGTTTAAAATTTCACTTTCTGCTCAACTTTCAGTTAAAGAAGTTGAAGAAATTGTACTTAAAGATGAAAAAATGGTACAAATTTTGGATGGCAAAAATCCTAAAAAGATCATTGTAGTACCTCACAGAATAGTGAATATAGTAATTTAA
- a CDS encoding PstS family phosphate ABC transporter substrate-binding protein, whose protein sequence is MNNPFKIVLLVCITILSGCSKKNESSPSYNKGDLTILTDESFQSVTEALAEGYMINYPETKLKVVTKKEDLGFLDLLNDKARIVVMSRELSPDEIKEYEKQVELKFLPAKFAADAVVFVVPNTSSKESISMDEIQKGLQSEEKEFIFDGTNSSNLNFVAQKLNKEPKELKFSVIPGSKNLIEELNKYPDKIGVIGLNTFSRPYDQASIELRNKVKILPVENKGKLYTPDYAGMREMKYPFTRILYFLANEGNFNIANGFIRFSCTQLGQMIVQKEGLQPYNIYKREVQMR, encoded by the coding sequence ATGAATAATCCTTTTAAAATAGTTCTTCTCGTTTGTATAACTATTCTTTCAGGCTGTTCGAAGAAAAATGAAAGTTCGCCGTCTTACAATAAAGGAGATCTTACCATTCTTACCGATGAGTCATTTCAAAGTGTTACTGAAGCATTAGCAGAAGGGTATATGATCAATTATCCGGAGACTAAACTGAAAGTAGTTACTAAAAAGGAAGATTTAGGGTTTCTTGATTTATTGAATGATAAAGCAAGAATTGTTGTAATGTCGAGAGAGCTTTCTCCCGATGAAATAAAAGAATATGAAAAGCAAGTTGAATTAAAATTTCTGCCTGCTAAATTCGCTGCAGATGCGGTTGTATTTGTTGTTCCGAATACTTCGTCTAAGGAATCCATTTCCATGGATGAGATTCAGAAAGGCTTACAATCGGAAGAAAAAGAATTTATTTTTGACGGAACCAACTCAAGTAATTTAAACTTCGTAGCTCAAAAGCTTAATAAAGAGCCAAAAGAATTAAAATTTTCAGTAATTCCGGGAAGTAAAAACCTTATCGAAGAACTGAATAAATATCCTGATAAAATTGGTGTTATTGGGTTGAATACATTTAGCCGTCCCTACGACCAGGCTTCTATCGAATTAAGAAATAAAGTTAAAATTCTTCCTGTAGAAAATAAAGGAAAGCTGTATACACCGGATTATGCCGGGATGAGGGAGATGAAATATCCTTTTACCAGAATACTGTACTTTTTAGCAAATGAAGGTAATTTTAATATTGCGAATGGTTTTATAAGATTTTCGTGTACACAATTGGGACAAATGATTGTTCAGAAAGAAGGTCTGCAACCGTATAATATTTACAAAAGAGAAGTTCAAATGCGGTAA
- a CDS encoding DUF1501 domain-containing protein has protein sequence MDRKKFLQLISMAGVGAPFLLNGMPSRVMNQFLDFNVNCDPVNERVLVILRLAGANDGLNTVIPVNQYDTYANLRPNIKINNTGTGAYIPLDSTVAATKQVGLHPSMTGFKSLYDSGKLTLLNGVGYPNPNYSHFRSENLMFSGKDGTNNNPDLLDGMFGRYLGALYPGLAGNPTTQSPDPLAIQLGNLNPSLFYEHITEKNIEYNLTGFQNSLFTNLFVSVIPTQSEYNDLLDYIKNVASSMDAYYNRVMQVFNAGNNSTTTYPASTLAKQLKTVARLIKGGSKTKIFQVNLGGFDTHVNQIQSGSTQLGNHANLLADISNSIQAFQADVEALGIGHKIMTVTFSEFGRQVRENASLGTDHGDLAPFFIVGNGLNSGIMGDHPLFTNATSYYYNQSQRRFDYRQIFASLLQDWLGADSGLIASAELQDFVTPANKINLISASSTATAVCAALGTQEVITKTKIKVYPNPVKDFLEVDFGNGNSGENAVFIFYDAAGREVLSDTHGINHGKAKLFVGNLPNGNYVLRAKTTEVEFTSKIIIAK, from the coding sequence ATGGACAGAAAAAAATTTCTACAGTTGATTTCTATGGCAGGAGTTGGAGCTCCTTTTTTGCTCAACGGAATGCCTTCTCGTGTAATGAATCAGTTTCTGGACTTTAATGTGAATTGTGATCCGGTGAATGAGCGTGTTCTGGTTATATTAAGACTGGCGGGAGCGAATGATGGTTTGAATACGGTGATTCCGGTCAATCAATATGATACGTATGCGAATTTAAGACCTAATATTAAAATTAATAATACAGGAACGGGGGCGTATATTCCTTTGGATAGTACGGTTGCTGCTACTAAGCAGGTTGGGCTGCATCCGTCAATGACGGGGTTTAAATCACTTTACGATTCAGGGAAATTAACTTTGCTGAACGGTGTAGGGTACCCGAATCCTAATTATTCCCATTTCAGATCAGAAAACTTAATGTTTTCCGGAAAAGACGGTACGAATAATAATCCGGATTTGTTGGACGGAATGTTTGGAAGATATTTGGGAGCTTTATATCCCGGTTTGGCCGGAAATCCTACGACACAAAGCCCGGATCCTTTAGCAATACAGTTGGGGAATTTAAACCCCAGTTTATTTTATGAACATATCACAGAGAAAAATATAGAATATAACCTTACAGGTTTTCAAAATTCTTTGTTTACCAATTTGTTTGTGAGTGTAATTCCTACTCAGTCGGAGTATAATGATCTTTTAGATTATATTAAAAATGTTGCGAGCAGTATGGATGCTTATTATAACAGGGTTATGCAGGTTTTCAATGCCGGGAATAATTCTACGACAACTTATCCTGCATCTACTTTGGCAAAACAGCTGAAGACGGTGGCAAGGCTGATCAAAGGAGGAAGTAAAACAAAAATCTTCCAGGTGAATTTAGGAGGTTTTGATACCCATGTTAATCAGATTCAGTCGGGAAGTACACAATTGGGGAACCATGCTAATTTACTGGCGGATATTTCAAATTCTATTCAGGCTTTTCAGGCAGATGTTGAAGCCTTGGGAATCGGTCATAAAATTATGACGGTTACCTTTAGTGAGTTTGGAAGACAGGTAAGAGAAAATGCAAGTTTGGGAACTGATCATGGAGATTTGGCGCCGTTCTTTATTGTAGGAAATGGATTGAATTCCGGGATTATGGGAGATCATCCTTTATTTACGAATGCTACGAGCTATTACTATAATCAAAGTCAGAGAAGATTTGATTACCGTCAGATATTCGCTTCCCTTTTACAAGATTGGTTAGGTGCAGATTCGGGGCTTATCGCTTCTGCTGAATTACAGGATTTTGTAACCCCAGCCAATAAAATAAATTTAATTTCTGCATCCAGTACAGCTACTGCGGTTTGTGCTGCTTTGGGAACGCAGGAGGTAATAACAAAAACTAAAATCAAAGTATATCCGAACCCTGTAAAAGACTTTTTGGAAGTGGATTTCGGAAATGGGAATTCCGGAGAAAATGCAGTATTTATTTTTTATGATGCTGCAGGAAGAGAAGTGCTTTCGGATACCCACGGAATTAATCATGGGAAGGCAAAATTGTTTGTAGGGAACTTACCCAATGGAAATTATGTATTAAGAGCTAAAACTACAGAGGTGGAATTTACAAGTAAGATCATCATTGCTAAATAA
- a CDS encoding energy transducer TonB: MANENVYDPSLTLDEIVFENRNKEYGAYDLRHQYPKLLTKSFIVGTALFLIAALSPFIYLTIKRLTEPPKQEVKADLVEILQEDKIIEQPKEKEPPPPPPPPKEEKIEVIQNVVPEPVKAPKIETPPPPISKQLETTTGLNNQEGVKAPAYTPPPPPPSTGTKASTAEVKPQVSETQVYTEVEQTAEFPGGINAFRKKVGENFDTSAIEGADGVVKGEVTFVVERDGSITDVKVSGSNSDFNAEAVRTVKSIKNKWAPAKINGQSVRYRYRLPLAMQPPE; encoded by the coding sequence ATGGCAAATGAAAATGTATACGATCCTAGTCTTACTTTAGACGAGATTGTATTTGAAAATAGAAACAAGGAATATGGTGCATACGATTTAAGACATCAGTACCCAAAACTTCTGACAAAATCTTTCATCGTTGGAACAGCATTATTCCTTATTGCAGCTTTGTCTCCTTTTATTTATCTAACAATTAAAAGACTTACTGAACCACCTAAACAAGAAGTGAAGGCAGATTTGGTAGAGATTCTTCAGGAAGATAAAATCATTGAGCAGCCAAAGGAAAAAGAACCACCTCCACCACCTCCACCACCAAAAGAGGAAAAAATTGAGGTAATTCAGAACGTGGTTCCGGAGCCGGTAAAAGCTCCAAAAATTGAAACTCCACCGCCGCCAATTTCTAAGCAATTAGAAACTACCACTGGATTGAATAATCAGGAGGGGGTAAAAGCTCCGGCTTATACTCCACCACCGCCACCACCTTCAACAGGAACTAAAGCTTCAACTGCTGAGGTTAAACCTCAGGTAAGTGAGACGCAAGTTTACACGGAGGTTGAGCAAACAGCAGAATTCCCAGGAGGTATCAATGCCTTCAGAAAGAAAGTAGGAGAAAACTTTGATACTTCTGCGATCGAGGGAGCTGATGGTGTGGTAAAAGGAGAAGTTACCTTCGTTGTTGAAAGAGACGGAAGTATTACAGACGTTAAAGTTTCTGGATCTAACTCAGACTTTAATGCTGAAGCAGTTAGAACTGTTAAGTCAATTAAAAACAAATGGGCGCCTGCCAAGATTAATGGTCAGTCTGTACGTTACAGATATAGATTGCCACTTGCAATGCAACCACCGGAATAA
- a CDS encoding MotA/TolQ/ExbB proton channel family protein, protein MEMNVSKNDEQVVAKKTGGLNPAVIIPIILVIGICIYLFVLGSPGNFKDAEKLGGGSVAFSDVEGKDIHPDSFLGIIYKGGVIVPILITFMITVIVFSFERYFVLGKAAGKGNLDNFVVQVRSLLNQNKIDAALEECDRQEGSVGNVVKEGLTTYKALAHDTTLNKEQKMVALNKAIEEATTLEMPMLEKNMMILSTLGTVATLVALLGTVIGMIKAFFALGSGGGTPDAAALSTGISEALINTALGIGTSAIAIILYNFFTSKIDGLTYKIDEIAMSIQQSFAEFN, encoded by the coding sequence ATGGAAATGAATGTTTCAAAAAATGATGAGCAAGTAGTTGCTAAAAAAACAGGAGGTTTAAACCCGGCTGTTATTATTCCTATCATCTTAGTAATAGGGATTTGTATTTATTTATTCGTTTTAGGTAGCCCTGGGAATTTTAAAGATGCTGAAAAACTTGGCGGAGGATCAGTAGCTTTTTCAGATGTTGAAGGAAAAGACATTCATCCAGATTCGTTTTTGGGAATTATCTACAAAGGAGGGGTTATCGTACCTATCTTGATTACTTTCATGATTACTGTAATCGTTTTCTCTTTTGAAAGATATTTCGTTTTAGGTAAGGCAGCAGGAAAAGGAAACTTGGATAACTTCGTTGTACAAGTAAGAAGCTTACTTAACCAAAACAAGATCGATGCAGCTTTAGAAGAGTGCGACAGACAAGAAGGTTCTGTAGGTAACGTAGTAAAAGAAGGTCTTACTACATACAAAGCTCTAGCTCACGATACAACTTTAAACAAAGAGCAAAAAATGGTAGCGCTTAATAAAGCGATCGAAGAGGCTACAACTCTTGAGATGCCAATGCTAGAGAAAAACATGATGATCCTTTCTACTTTAGGTACTGTTGCAACGTTAGTAGCACTATTAGGTACGGTAATCGGGATGATCAAGGCGTTCTTCGCATTAGGTTCTGGTGGAGGTACTCCTGACGCGGCTGCACTTTCTACAGGTATCTCTGAAGCATTGATCAACACTGCATTAGGTATTGGTACTTCTGCTATCGCTATCATCCTTTATAACTTCTTTACTTCTAAAATTGACGGATTAACTTATAAGATCGACGAGATCGCTATGAGCATCCAACAATCTTTCGCTGAATTCAACTAA